A portion of the Coturnix japonica isolate 7356 chromosome 4, Coturnix japonica 2.1, whole genome shotgun sequence genome contains these proteins:
- the HGSNAT gene encoding heparan-alpha-glucosaminide N-acetyltransferase isoform X4 yields the protein MKIGPVRNWVYKKLNPRETDRLINSELGSPSTTDSLSSNPSPRLWCATSRQRLRSLDTFRGLSLIIMVFVNYGGGKYWFFKHESWNGLTVADLVFPWFVFIMGTSIALSLNSMLRWGSSKQKVLGKILWRSFLLILLGVIVVNPNYCLGALSWENLRIPGVLQRLGLTYLVVAALELLFTRAGADSGTLEMSCPALQDILPFWPQWIFILVLEVIWLCLTFLLPVPGCPRGYLGPGGIGDFGNYPNCTGGAAGYIDRLVLGEKHIYQHPSCNVLYQTTVPYDPEGILGTINTILMAFLGLQAGKIILSYKDQHKQIMIRFFIWSIVMGIISAALTKCSKEEGFIPINKNLWSTSYVTTMSCFAFILLLLMYYLVDVKRLWSGAPFFYPGMNSILVYIGHEVFENYFPFKWRMQDSQSHAEHLTQNLTATTLWVIISYLLYRKKIFWKI from the exons ATGAA AATTGGTCCAGTCAGAAACTGGGTTTACAAGAAACTGAACCCTAGGGAAACTGATCGTCTGATTAATTCT GAGCTGGGGTCCCCAAGCACCACAGACTCCCTTAGCAGTAATCCTTCCCCACGTCTGTGGTGCGCAACCTCTCGGCAACGACTGCGCTCCTTGGACACCTTCCGAGG ccTCTCTCTTATAATTATGGTGTTCGTTAATTATGGAGGAGGAAAATACTGGTTCTTCAAACATGAGAGTTGGAATG GGTTAACAGTGGCAGACCTGGTTTTTCCATG GTTTGTGTTCATCATGGGCACATCGATAGCATTGTCACTGAACTCCATGCTGAGGTGGGGAAGTTCTAAGCAGAAGGTGCTTGGGAAAATCCTCTGGAGGAGCTTTCTGCTAATCCTGCTGGGAGTCATAGTTGTGAATCCCAATTACTGCCTTGGAGCAT tgtcCTGGGAAAATCTGCGCATCCCTGGAGTACTCCAGAGACTGGGACTGACGTACCTAGTGGTTGCTGCTCTTGAACTCCTGTTTACAAGAGCTGGCGCTGACAGTGGCACTTTG GAGATGTCATGTCCTGCTCTGCAGGATATTCTCCCCTTCTGGCCACAGTGGATCTTCATTCTGGTGTTAGAAGTGATTTGGCTGTGCCTGACCTTTTTGTTACCAGTGCCAGGTTGTCCCAG GGGCTATCTCGGTCCTGGGGGCATTGGAGATTTTGGAAACTATCCTAACTGcactggaggagcagctggtTACATTGATCGTTTGGTTCTTGGAGAAAAGCATATATATCAGCATCCCTCTTGCAAT GTGCTTTACCAAACAACAGTGCCATATGATCCTGAAGGGATCCTGGGGACCATAAATACcattttaatggcatttctAGGACTGCAG GCAGGAAAAATTATCTTGTCATACAAAGACCAGCACAAACAGATTATGATCCGATTCTTTATCTGGAGCATAGTAATG GGAATTATTTCTGCTGCCTTAACAAAATGTTCTAAAGAAGAAGGGTTTATTCCCATAAACAAGAACTTATG GTCAACGTCATACGTGACAACCATGAGCTGCTTTGCCTTCATCCTCTTATTGCTGATGTATTACCTTGTGGATGTGAAGAGACTGTGGTCAGGTGCTCCATTTTTCTACCCAG GCATGAACTCAATCCTGGTCTACATCGGACATGAAGTGTTTGAAAACTATTTCCCTTTCAAGTGGAGGATGCAAGACAGTCAATCCCATGCAGAGCACCTGACTCAAAACCTCACTGCAACAACTCTTTGGGTCATAATATCATATTTACTTTACAGGAAAAAGATATTCTGGAAAATCTGA
- the HGSNAT gene encoding heparan-alpha-glucosaminide N-acetyltransferase isoform X3 translates to MHSTSPNSAPTSCWPTSRRATAARARWRWWTPSIRSACCSTAPRPAASSATILFAFLVYSGILAILIICRLVMKIGPVRNWVYKKLNPRETDRLINSELGSPSTTDSLSSNPSPRLWCATSRQRLRSLDTFRGLSLIIMVFVNYGGGKYWFFKHESWNGLTVADLVFPWFVFIMGTSIALSLNSMLRWGSSKQKVLGKILWRSFLLILLGVIVVNPNYCLGALSWENLRIPGVLQRLGLTYLVVAALELLFTRAGADSGTLEMSCPALQDILPFWPQWIFILVLEVIWLCLTFLLPVPGCPRGYLGPGGIGDFGNYPNCTGGAAGYIDRLVLGEKHIYQHPSCNVLYQTTVPYDPEGILGTINTILMAFLGLQAGKIILSYKDQHKQIMIRFFIWSIVMGIISAALTKCSKEEGFIPINKNLWSTSYVTTMSCFAFILLLLMYYLVDVKRLWSGAPFFYPGMNSILVYIGHEVFENYFPFKWRMQDSQSHAEHLTQNLTATTLWVIISYLLYRKKIFWKI, encoded by the exons GCAGCGAGCTCTGCAA CTATCCTCTTTGCATTCCTGGTTTACTCGGGGATCCTTGCTATCCTGATCATCTGTCGCCTTGTTATGAA AATTGGTCCAGTCAGAAACTGGGTTTACAAGAAACTGAACCCTAGGGAAACTGATCGTCTGATTAATTCT GAGCTGGGGTCCCCAAGCACCACAGACTCCCTTAGCAGTAATCCTTCCCCACGTCTGTGGTGCGCAACCTCTCGGCAACGACTGCGCTCCTTGGACACCTTCCGAGG ccTCTCTCTTATAATTATGGTGTTCGTTAATTATGGAGGAGGAAAATACTGGTTCTTCAAACATGAGAGTTGGAATG GGTTAACAGTGGCAGACCTGGTTTTTCCATG GTTTGTGTTCATCATGGGCACATCGATAGCATTGTCACTGAACTCCATGCTGAGGTGGGGAAGTTCTAAGCAGAAGGTGCTTGGGAAAATCCTCTGGAGGAGCTTTCTGCTAATCCTGCTGGGAGTCATAGTTGTGAATCCCAATTACTGCCTTGGAGCAT tgtcCTGGGAAAATCTGCGCATCCCTGGAGTACTCCAGAGACTGGGACTGACGTACCTAGTGGTTGCTGCTCTTGAACTCCTGTTTACAAGAGCTGGCGCTGACAGTGGCACTTTG GAGATGTCATGTCCTGCTCTGCAGGATATTCTCCCCTTCTGGCCACAGTGGATCTTCATTCTGGTGTTAGAAGTGATTTGGCTGTGCCTGACCTTTTTGTTACCAGTGCCAGGTTGTCCCAG GGGCTATCTCGGTCCTGGGGGCATTGGAGATTTTGGAAACTATCCTAACTGcactggaggagcagctggtTACATTGATCGTTTGGTTCTTGGAGAAAAGCATATATATCAGCATCCCTCTTGCAAT GTGCTTTACCAAACAACAGTGCCATATGATCCTGAAGGGATCCTGGGGACCATAAATACcattttaatggcatttctAGGACTGCAG GCAGGAAAAATTATCTTGTCATACAAAGACCAGCACAAACAGATTATGATCCGATTCTTTATCTGGAGCATAGTAATG GGAATTATTTCTGCTGCCTTAACAAAATGTTCTAAAGAAGAAGGGTTTATTCCCATAAACAAGAACTTATG GTCAACGTCATACGTGACAACCATGAGCTGCTTTGCCTTCATCCTCTTATTGCTGATGTATTACCTTGTGGATGTGAAGAGACTGTGGTCAGGTGCTCCATTTTTCTACCCAG GCATGAACTCAATCCTGGTCTACATCGGACATGAAGTGTTTGAAAACTATTTCCCTTTCAAGTGGAGGATGCAAGACAGTCAATCCCATGCAGAGCACCTGACTCAAAACCTCACTGCAACAACTCTTTGGGTCATAATATCATATTTACTTTACAGGAAAAAGATATTCTGGAAAATCTGA